One Perca flavescens isolate YP-PL-M2 chromosome 16, PFLA_1.0, whole genome shotgun sequence genomic window, ataccttgatatcgatactgcaacgatattgtagtgttgactattggtgctttcacaaaatatttacacaatgagatttttgataaataatcatcagtaatttggatataatgactaagtgggtaaaggcaaatagtagaacagttacaacagtctggtaagttcagaaaatgacataaactttactgtaatgcagcctttaaaaccaggaaaaaacaccacttatgtcatataacgatattacgatatatctagtctcatatcacgatattgatataatatcgatatattgcgcAGCTCTAGGGAAACGTGtataaaaagatacatttatttctgtttgatGTACTGGTGAAGCCATAAAAGTACAAAATCTTGTTATAGGCCTTTTCACAACAAACACAACTGTCACAGCAGCATATGAGCACAGGTGTaaccaaaacaataagtaaGCCAGTAAGCCATGCTAGTTACCCAGCATGCCTGGGATGCAGCCATTGTTACTGTCATTAATGACACCTGTGCTGTTCCTAGTATCACAAGTAGAAACGTCTGCTGGGAAAAATGAACATTTAGCCCAGCGTAAGCAATGTCGAGCTTCAGTGAAAAGTTGGAACACGCATACAGAAGATGTTTTATGCTGTAAAGATAAAGTGTTGTTTTTGGTGGTTTTAAAGATTTTAAGATTAAAATGAAAGGGGGAAAGTATAAAGCCTCCGACAGCATCACTAACCCTACAACATCATAATCAcggtattactttttttattcgTTGGTTCTTGTTTTAATTGCACTGGTTTTTATCAACTGAACTGTTAAATGATATTTACTGGCCAAATACATCTCAAAGTAATTACAGTGAGATGACTAATACTTGTCAAACGCTACTACGTGTATAAATCAAACAACTGCAGGGCAGTGACGTTAATCTGTAAACCTGTAGTTATCACTGTTGGAGCTGCATGAATGGTAAAAGCTAAAGTGGCTAAAGTTCATTTAGCTGGGAACTAAAACCTTTCATTTCCGCACACTGAGCGACTTTATTGCTGCTACAACACGTTGCGGTTTTAATTGCACAAACGGCACAATAAACTGAATCAAGTTTACACGTTTAGAAAGTTAGCACACTGCACAGCTAACctttagcagcagcagcagcagcagatcttTCTCTTGCTTCCTGTTGACGTTTTCTTCTTCGCTGGTGTAAAGGTAGGTTTTAGTCTCCAGGAGCTCAGTCCTCCCACCTGCAGCtagaaaaagataaaaataaaacaaaacaaaatagttaaatgtacaCCGGAATTGACAGATAGTAAAAGCcgaattattttttcttttatggaAAAACCTTTTTCAATAACACGCTTTGATGAAGTTGTTCTCTTTTCtctattataattattattattattattattattattattattattattattattattattattacggtatttttttttgttttataatcagATAAGAGGGTTAACCTTAACCACTTAATCACTCattagaataataaaaaaaaacatatgtgtCCCATCCCACTAACAACCAACAGATGTATCGCATTAGTGGGTCTTTCAGGGCATTCAGATAGATTTAATATGAGGGGAGGTATTATCAAAATGATAAAAACCTTCTCTCTGCAGGATGCCAGACAACACTGATCAAATCCTCTTTCAACATAGGCAACCTCAAGTGAATAACAGTTTCCCAatgttgttttttagttttcagtTTTGGTTTTGGCACAAATATTTTGCAGCTCATcgactgtaaaaaaacaaaacaaaaaacatgatgtTGGAAAATTAATCTCAAACTATAAATGTCTTTGTTCAGACAACTATCTAAATAAGTACAATTTTTTAATTCCCTTCTGATTAAAACACTATTGCTTTAATGTGATGTTTTGgatttcatttctgttttttttttcttttaccaacctcttttattttttgggtTTCTCTCTTTTGGTGTTTTCGTTGGTCCTTGCTGTTGTTGTGAACAAACCTGCAACTTTGCTGGTTACGGAAACTAAAACAGCCGTCATAACAGGCACTTATCTTTGTCTCTATCCACAATTGTGTGTTagtaaataacattaaaatgcacTGAAAATgttcattcatttttcatttcaatatTTATTTGGAATTTGTTCTGATGGACATGCTTTTAGGGTGTAAAGTCTCAAAccattagtttatttattttttcctttaaatTGAAGATTTATTCCATCACAGCTATGTTAAAAAATAGAATGGATATCTAGTTTTCAAATGTTGAACTTGGCtttttggaattaaaacttgttaaacttaaacaaatgaaaaattgTACATCTTTAAGTCCCTTAAAAAGTAACCGGTCAAAACGCATTCTAATGATTTATCAATCAGAAGCCATACACCACACACCCTGACCTGTGAAGTGCACATATGTGTGATCGCTTACAGAGTTTACTGTGAACCCACAGCTAAACTCGGACTAATCACAGATCAAAGTGGCTTTACAGTGCAAATCCCCCTGATAAACATATGCTTCTAATTCCAGCAGATCCCCTTTCCCCACTCACATATTTAGAAGCAAAACTACAGTAGTGgtaataaaaatgtttgtggAGCTTAGCGGGGGGAGAAAATGGTGATAATTCACAACATATGGGGATtattaatgtagtggagcagAGATAGATGGATGAACATGGAGTCAAGAGAAATATGTGAATATTTACATAAAAAGCAAAAGTGGAGGCATATTGCAGTATCATAtaaaagtttatatatatatatatataaaaatcaacATTTGTAAAAGAGACAATACAAAGAATATTATTGActaatacatttatttcaagACAACAAACCATCCCAATACCATTACAGTGATGTTTGTGGCATTGAGAGGGTATTGATGTGTAAATGGTAAAAAGGTGCATTGTTTTGAGCCGTTTAGCAGTATTGCTTAAAGTCTAGATTACACACATCTGACCCAATCCCAGGTTTATACGGCTTAAAATAATGTTCAACTGACCAGTTTAAAGTGAAGAATTTTAGCAATTTAGCTGTTTTGGTACAGAAGACATTGTTCATCATATTAAACTGCAGTTATGGAACTGGACTTTTTCACAATTCgttaaatttaacaatttgattacattttccgTAAATGTCATTTCCCTTCCCTAAAAAACAATACACAATCACACTGAAGTCTGAAATACAAATTAACAgccttgaagaaaaaaaaaaaaacattgtttattttttttttttacctggttTAGGAAACTCCcaaatgtatatataaaaaaggtaGCTATACCCCTTGATagaaatgtaataatgtaataaacaTGTAATAAATACTTCCATATTGTCCAGCCCTACTGCTGACAACACTTCTTTAACAAGTTTCTCATTTGTAACGCGATAATACTGACACATATCATCAAATCCTTGTGTCTCAATGTGTGAAAACGAGGACAAAAACGCAAGCACAGCACAACGCTTTTGGATGATGACAGAATCACCATCAAGTGTAGTTTTACGCAGGTTAGGTTAGTGTTAGTCCTGGTGTTAAGTCCACACCAGCCATACTTTGAACCGAGCATTGGGTCAACTCTCCTTCTCTTTGGATGCGAGCACctgcatgtttatttttaagtttctcTCTTTCCATGCCAGACATCTCCACCCTGCTGATGACTGGCAAAGGCAGAAGTCTCTGAATGACGAATATTACtgggtgtgtttgtggtttTTCCTGTGGTTGTTCCAGGTCTAGTCCTCTGGCTTCATTTTTTCACACTGGCACTCGGGTGTCCCCGCTGTCAACCAAACAGTAACAACAGGACGATGCAGGCCGAATTCACTATTATCAAAGGCactgtgaaaacaaaacaaacaaaaagttaGCAAAATCCTCTACCTCTTAAGTATTAGGGCTGCCTATCAAACTTCTGTAGTACTTTTTGAGTACTGGGTGAAATGTATCAAAAACTGTCAAGTACCGAAAGTTTGGTTAAGTTTACAAATTTTATGATTAGATACTTCCTGATTTTAAACAATAATTTAGCAGATTTTATACCGCTTCTATTTATGAAAGTTcttgaaaacaaaatcaaaacacTGACCTATGTGAGAACTGtggtttattttgttaaatggaaaaaggttttaaaaggtcccatggcatgaaaatgtcactatgtgaggttttttaatattaatatgcgttcccccggcctgcctatggtcccccagtggctagaaatggcgttaggtgtaaaccgagccctgggtatcctgctctgcctttgagaaaataaaagctcagatgggccgatctggaatcttatccttatgaggtcataaggagcaaggttacctcccctttctctgctttgcccgcccagagaatttggcccacccatgagagagagacatcatggctttcaaacgagcaaagtggcagttggtcaaggccacacccccaccctccaccttccccccctctcctcctcaatagctacagacacagaaatggcacatactaaggaagctcattgtgggattgGCTCTAGTGTTTGTAATTCTGCactaaggctgaatttcgggaaagagacttctgaaaaagtattagggcaccactaaggcctatataaaagcatccaaagagcaccatgtcatgggacctttaaagaaaaccTTGTTTACCCACTGTGAGGAATTGAAAAAGTATACCGTTATGGTATATGTACAAGGAAATCAGGCATTCATTGAAATCAGTGTCTGAACATTTCAAAGGACACCCAGTCCTACCAAATATGACATTCACTCAACATTTACTTGAATccgttttatttagttttcttcTAAGGGAAATAGGTAAACTAGTTTTCCCAACCTCTCATGACAGTCCGGACCGAGCGAATGAGGGTGAGAATCTGGGCTTTGATTCCTGGATCATCCCCAAAACCTCCAACTCCATGGTCAACACCCCAGCCGACTGGAGACAGATGAAGGAGGTGCATGTAGAACGGAGGAAAGGGGGCAAAATATAGTAAGGACAAAGCAAACAAGAGGAGGCAGCAATTGGttagaggagaaaagaaagaatgacagcaaatgtaatgtatgttattttaacagccaGTTTTCccctttacattttttacatagAAAAATCATCTTACTCCACACATGGACATTTCTCTTTAATGAACAAACCTTAATGTTCTCCCTGGAAATCTCAACATGTGTCAGTATAACGTTAGTAAGTTACACAGGCAGCTAATAGTGTACGTTAGTAACGTTacacaagtaacgttagctagcttctTTTAGCATGGTACACACGGTTATTTCAATTAAATGTATGCTGTACGTTGTATAAAACATGGCAGAGTACTTACACTTGCTTAGAAACCTTTCTTCATGCAA contains:
- the ier3ip1 gene encoding immediate early response 3-interacting protein 1; this encodes MAFTLYSLIQTAILCTNAIAVLHEERFLSKFGWGVDHGVGGFGDDPGIKAQILTLIRSVRTVMRVPLIIVNSACIVLLLLFG